A segment of the Chloroflexota bacterium genome:
GGGCTTCTTTCAATTTGCTTACAAGGGGGTCGAGATCTTTCAGCATCGTCACTGAATCCTTTCGTAGCGCAAGTTTGAAACTCGCGTTACTTGCCGATCAACACCAACACAATTGCCGTCACCGCGATGTTGGCGAGCGCGAGCGGGAACAACACCTTCCAACCAAAGCGCATCAATTGATCGTAGCGAAAACGCGGCAACGTTCCACGAACCCACATGAACAAAAAGATGAACGCCATGATCTTGATGAACAACCAATGCACGCCAGGGAAAATGCCGAACGGACCTTGATAGCCGCCGAGAAACATCGTCGAAGCGATCGCGCTGACGGTGAGCATGTGAATGTACTCTGCCATGTAAAACAGCGCGAATTTCAGCGACGAGTACTCGGTCTGGTACCCGGCGACGAGTTCAGTCTCGGCTTCGGGTAGATCGAACGGCAAACGATTCGTTTCCGCGAACGCGCAGATCACATAGATCACGAACGCGACCGGTTGCACGAACACGAACCACCACGGATTTTGTTGCTCGACGATTTTCGAAAGACTGAGCGTTTGCGAAATCATCAACACGCCGACCAGCGACAAGCCGAGCGCGATTTCGTAACTGATCATCTGCGCGGTCGAGCGCAATCCGCCGAGCAAGGAGTATTTGTTGTTCGCGCCCCAGCCGCCGAGCACGACACCGTACACACTCAGCGAGCCAATCGCGAGCAAGTACAACACCGCCACGTTCACGTCCGCGATTTGGAAAACGACCTTGTATCCGAAAATTTCCGCCGGCGGATGGAGCGGAATGACCGCCCACGCGAGCAACGCCGTGCCGACCGCAATCGCCGGCGCGATGATGTAAACAACCTTGTCCGCCTGCGCGGGAATAAAGTCTTCTTTGAAAATCATCTTGACCGCGTCGGCAATCGGTTGGAGAACTGCGATCGGTCCGATGCGCCCCACGCGATTCGGTCCCACGCGCGATTGGATGTGCGCGACGACGTACCGCTCCATCAACGTGAGGTACGCAAACAGCGTCAACAATACGATGATGACGACGAGCGATTTGACGAGCGCCTCGATGATCAATATCAACAGTGGATCAAGCGTCACAACAACCTCATACTCCCGCCCCTGCGCAAGCGGAGGCGGGTTGGGGAGGGGGTCACATGTTCTTCAACTCTTCCAAAATTTCGTCCAGCTTTTCGATACTCAAGTCCTGGAAATGTTTCTCGCCGTCCACGAGCATCACCGGCGCGTGATCGCAACCACCCAGGCATTCCGCATCGCGCAGCGTGATCTTGCCGTCGGCGGTCGTTTGTCCGGCTTTGCAACCCAGTTTGTGCTCGATGTGTTCCAGCATTTCATCCGCGCCGCGCAACGCGCACGGCAAATCGGTGCAGAACATGACGGTGTGTTCGCCTTTGGGTTCGCGCGCGTACATCGTATAAAACGTCGCGACCGAACTGGCTTCAGTTCGCGAGACGCCGACAATCGCGGCGATGTCATCGAGCACCGCGTCCGGCAAATGCCCCACTTCGCGTTGCGCGAGGTGCAACGCCGGCATCAACGCCGAACGTTTATCCGGATATTTCGTTGTCAGTTTCAGAATCTCATTACGCGCTTTTTCAGAGAGCATTGCTTTCCTCGTTGATTTTCCAACTTCCAACTTCCAATATCTAATTTCCAAAATCTAATCCCAATCGAACCCGCCCTTGCGCCAGATGTAGAAATAACCGACGAGCAAGATTAAAATAAAAACTCCCATTTCAATCAAACCGAACAATTGGAGCTGGCGAAAGAGCACCGCCCAGGGATAAAAGAAAATAATCTCGATGTCAAACAGGATGAACAACACAGCGGTGAGGAAATACTTGATCGAAACACGCCGCTTGGCGGAACCGAACGGCGGCATACCTGATTCGTACGGCGCGTATTTTTCACGAGTTGGGCGCAATGGACCGACAAGACCGGAGAGGGTCAACGCGATCGCGGTGAACGCAATCACGACGACGACCATCACGAGGATCGGTAGGAAATCAATTGGCATGCGTGACCTATGATATCAGAGGGATTAGACAACTTCGTGAATCATATTACAAATCGCTATCTTTGTCAAAAAAATATCGCCTGGTCGAGCCATCGCGTCATGAGGCAGTGAGTTGTTGCGTGAACAACCAACTCACACATCGCACCCAGAAATTTACCCTGGTCGTTTGAAATCAGATGCGATTGTCCTATCCTGACCGGCTTGAATAAAGACGCGCATCTGTGCTATACTCTTGTGCGATTCAGGAGGAGAAGAAATGATTCAGCCCACTCTAGCGCGTATCCGGATTTTCGTACTTATTTTTTCGTTTGCGCTCGCGGCGGCAGTGACGGCGTGCAGTGCGGCAAAACCAACCGTCATCATCTCGTCGCCGCCCAGCGGCAGTCAGTACAACGAAGGCGACGAAATCAAAGTGCAATCCACCGCGACCGATTCGTCGGGCGTAGACCGCGTCGAGTTGATCGTGGACGGCATCCCCCTCCGCACCGATCCATCGCCCAGCCCGCAGGTATCGTTCACCGTGATTCAATCGTGGAAAGCGACCCAGGGTGCGCACGTCATCAGCGTACGCGCGTATAACAAATCCGGCGGCGTCAGCGATGTCGCCGCGATTTCGCTTAACGTCGCGCCGGCAACTGTCGCGCAAAGCAACACGCCAACACCGATTCCGTCTCTGCCTATCCCAACCGTGCCTCCTCCGCCAGTGCCCGGCATTACACCGACCGTCACGCCGACCGGCGCGCCGAGCGGTACGTGCGTCAACAACGCGGCGTTCATCGCAGACGTGACGATTCCGGATGGAATGACGATTGCCGCGGGGCAGACCTTCAACAAGACTTGGCGCTTGAGTAACAATGGCACGTGCACTTGGACCGCGTACGAATTTACCTTTGTCAGCGGCGAAGCGATGACGGCGGGGACGATTATCGCTGTGCCGAGTCTTGCGCCGGGCGGCACCGTAGATGTGACCGTGCCCATGACCGCACCCGCCGCGCCTGGTCCGCATTCCGGCAACTGGCGAATGCGCTCGAACACCGGCGCGACCTTTGGCACGACGGTGCGCGTTCTCATCAGCGTGCCCGGCGCGGTTGTTCCAACGGCTGTACCACCGACGAACACCCCGCCACCCTCCGGGTGTACCGGCGCACCGGTCATCGCGTCTTTCAGCGCGACCGCAACGACGATCACCGTCGGTAATTCAACGACACTGCAATGGGGCGCGGTGACGAACGCCGATTCCGTCGAAATTGACCATAGCATCGGCGGCGTAGCGAGTCCGGGCAATCTAGTCGTTTCGCCCGCGACGACAACGACGTACACGATGACCGCGCGTTGCGGTGCGACGACCGCCATTCGCCAAGTCACAATCACGGTGAATCCGCTTGCGCCTCCAGCCGCGCCAGCAATGACGTCACCCTCTGATGGTAAAGTCTTTCGCGTTTTTCCACGCGTTGCTTCATTTTCCTGGAATTCGGTTGCGTTTCCGGGTGGCGTCAGTTACACCATCGAAATCCAAAAGAACACCGGTTCTTGGGTGGCTCATGTGACCGCCGGCAGTCTCGGTGCGACCAACTACTCGATGGCGGCGTTTCCCGGCGATAACCAAGGGCGATGGCGCGTGTGGGCAACTAGCCCAACCGCCGGCGCGGGCACGAAAAGTGATTGGCGGTATTTTTCATTCAATACCAGCGCCAGTCAATATGCCGGAACTTGGCTAAATGACGATGCGGCAACCAGCGGCATCACGAAAGTCATTATCACTTCCGCCGGACAAACGCTGACGGTCCACCCGTACGGCAAATGCCACCCGAGCGACTGTGATTGGGGAACCGCCAACAAAACGCTCAACACATCGGTCGAGCCGATCACCGTTTCGGGATTTTCAAGCGCCGGAAGTAATAGCATCACCATTACGCTCAATAACGATGCCGGAACTAGTTTGCGCGTGGTCTACAACAACCTCGGCATAACCTATTATTTCCACAAATAATCGCCGGCGACCGATTGGCGCAAGGATTTTCATAGAAACTCTTTGATCTTTTTTCGCCCAAGGTATTGAAAACGCGCGAGATGTGTGCTATACTCTCGCGCGAAATTCTTAACGTTGTCCAAGTGGACGCAGGCTTGGAAAGGGGGTGACCACAGCCCAATTGATCAAATCCATCGCTTGGAGTAATCTTTGGCACTTGTGCGTTCAGTTTCCGTCCAAACATCCCCAAATCCCAAGGAGGATCCGATGAGCAATCCACTCGACCTTTTGCTAGGACTCGCTTCGCCTTTGCTACTCGCCGCGCCGAAAAAAGCCGCCGCGAAAAAAGCCGCGAAGAAACCAGCGAAAAAAGCCGCCGCGAAAAAAGCGGCGCCGAAGAAAAAAGTCGCGGCTAAAGCCAAAAAACCAGCCGCACCAGTCGCCGCCGTTGCGCCCGTTGCTCCCGCTGAACCTGCGCCGATGCCAGCCGCACCGGCTCCCGCGCCTGCTCCCGTCGCACCAGTCAAGCCGTGACCAAGTTGACCCGTTGCTTGTGGCAGGCGTTGCTCGTCGGCGCGACGCCGTTGGCATTGGCGGTCGTTAAGGGCAAAGCGCGAAAGAGCAAAAAGCCGGTAAAGGCAAAATCGCCCGCGCGTCGCGCAAAACCCGCGCGCCCTTCACGCAAACCCACACGCACAAAAACGCCGGCGCGACCCGTCAAAATCTCTGCCAAGCCACTGGCAAAGCGCGCACCCGTCGCGCCAGCAAAACCGACCGCGTCCAAACCAGCGCCGCCGGTAGTTACGCCATCGGCAAAAGACGAGTCGCTCCCCAAACCCATCGCGCCCAGTGGGCGCGCGATCTTGCTTTCGCCCGAGGGCGGCAAGTTTGCCGATAGCGTCAACCCGCGTTTCCGTTGGCTTTCCGTCGGCGGCGCGACGCGCTATCAAGTCGAGTGGAGCGACAAACCGGACTTGGAAGACAGTCACGCGATCACCTCGATCGCGACCGAAGCCTTTGTCCCGGTCGAAAAGCCGCTCGCCCTAGGCATTACCTACTTTTGGCGCGTGCGCGGCGGCAACGAAGGTGGTTGGGGACCGTGGTCGAGCACCGCTTCCTTCCGCGTCCTCGAATCCACCGAGTAAGCGTTTGCGCGCCGCCGCTCTTTGCGCGAGGCATTCATGTCGCGACATTGAATGCCTCGCGCTTTTTTTGCCCAAAAGAAATTCTTTACAAAAGATGCCAACTTGCCTATAATAGCGTCGCAAAAATTCCGGACCAAAATCAGAATCAGCGGAGGATGAACGAATGACGCGCATTCGTTGCCGCGATCGGCAATGCACTTTTAACAAGAGCGGATTGTGTACGGCGGACGAAATCGAATACGAGCCGGATGCCGGCTGTCTGACGATGGAACCACGCGAGGAGTCGGACGAAGAGGAACGCGATGAGTGGGAAGGCGCTGAAGGCGAAGACTGGGAAGAGGACGACGACTGGGAAGAAGACGAGGACGACTGGGAAGAAGACGAAGACGAAGAAGTCGAGCTTGAAGACGACGACTCGCCGCGCCCCGCCACCAAGAAAAAACCAGGACGCCGCTAGCATGAGCCAGCCGCGCGACGCGGGCATCGTAATCCGTCCGCTCAAAACCTGGGACGAATTCCTCGCCGCCGAAGAACTGCAACGCATCGTTTGGAAAATGTCGGATTGGCGCGATGCCGTGCCCGGCAATCTGTTGATCGCCGCGCAGAAAAACGGCGGACTCTCGCTTGGCGCGTTCGACGGCGACGCGCTCGTCGGGTTCACGTTCAGTTTTCTCGCGCGCGAAACCGCGCGCGGCATGAACCAGCTCAAACACCACTCGCACATGCTCGCCGTGTTGCCCGAGTACCAAGCGCGCAAGATCGGCGCGCGCCTCAAGTGGGCGCAACGCGAGCATGTCCTCGCCCAAGGCATTGACCTCATTACCTGGACGTACGATCCCCTGCTCGCGCTCAACGCGCGACTCAACCTCGTCCATCTCGGCGCGATTGCGTGCCAGTATCTACCGAACGCGTACGGCGAAATGACCGACGGCTTGAACGCCGGCTTGACCTCGGATCGTTTCCAAGTCGAATGGTGGCTCAACGCGCCGCGCGTGTGCGCGCGCCAAGACGCACCGCCGCCGCGCACCGATTGGCGCGACGCGCTCCACCACGCGCAACTGGTCTTTGATCTCGCGTTCGATGAAAACAACTTGCCGCGCATCGCGCACGTCAACGACTTGCGCGACGAGACCCTGCTCGTCGAAATCCCTGCCGACCTCGCCGCCGTGAAAGCGTTCGCGCTCGACCTCGCGCGCGAATGGCGCACACACACGCGCCAGGTTTTGCAAGATGCGTTTGCCGGCGACTGGGTCGCGACCGATTTTGTCACCAGCCGCGAAGGCGCACGCGCGGCGTATGTGCTTACCCGCGCCCACCGCGACCCGCAGGATTTGTGACCGCCCACGGGTCTGACGCGATTGACACCATCGCGACGCGCCCGTATAATCGTACCCACAGCATGCAGTCCTGACGCACGCGGGCGGACTCTTCGATAGGGCATTGGGCGACTGCCGCCGATGCCTTTTTTTGTTGACCTGTCCAAAACGAGAATCCGAAATGATTGCCGGTGATCCATCGCTTAAACAATTCGTGACGCTAACGCGTTGGCAACGCGTGATCGCGTTGGGCATTGGCGCGCTCGCCGCCGCCGCGCTCGCCGCGATCTTTGCGTTTCAACCTGCCGTCGAACCGCTCCATCTCGCCGCCGGTCAAGCCAGCCCGCAAACGATCCTCGCGCCGGACCGCCTCAGCTTTCCAAGCGAAATTCAAACGCGCGACGCGCACCTCAAGGCGCAAGCCCAGGTCAAAGATGTGTACGACGCGCCCGACGCGCGGCTGGCACGCGAACAAGTGCGCCTCGCCAGCCGGCTGTTCGATCACGTCGAATCCGTGCGCCTGGATTCGTACAACCCCTCCGATCGCAAGCTCGCGTGGATCGCGACCATCCCAGGTCTGGGCGTGCCATCGTCCATCGTCAGCCGCACCTTGATGCTCGACGATGCCGCGTATCGGCGCGTCGTCAACGAAACGCTCTACGTGCTCGATGTGACGATGCGCGAAGAAATTCGACCCGGCGACGTGCCGACCCAGACCGCCAAACTTGCTTCGCGCGTGAGTCTCGCATTGCCCACCGACCAAGCCGAGGCGGTGACGCAATGGGCAAAGAGCTTTATCATTCCGAATAGTTTCTACAACGCGCAAAAGACGGAAGAAGAACGCGCGCTCGCGCGCGCCCGCGTCGGCACGATCACGCGCACGCTCGAAAAAGGCGAAGCGATTGTGCGCCAAGGCGAAATCGTTACGCCGCTCGCGTTCGAGGCGATCTCCGAAACCGATTTGTTGAATACCACGACGACGCCGGCGGACTATCTCGGTCCCGCGGCGTTCGCGCTCATTCTCGTCGCGTTGCTTGCCATGTATCTCGCGCGTTTGCGTCCGGCAGTCATCAAACAAACGCGCGCGTTGTGGCTCATCGCGTTCTTGGTCGTGCTCTTTGCGCTCGTCGCGCGCATCGTCGCGCAAAATCCGACCTTGCTCTATCTCTACCCGGTCAGCGCCGCGGCGATGTTGTTAGCCGTCCTGGTGGATGCGCCCGTTGCGCTCGGCGCGGCATGGGCGCTCGCGTTGACCGTCGGTTTCTTTGCGCCCGAACCGTTTGCCGTCGCCGCGTACGCGCTCGCCGGCAGTACGATCGCCGCGCTCAGTCTGGGTCGCATCGAACGACTGCAAACGTTTTTGTGGAGCGGCGCGTACGTCGCGCTCACGAACGCCGCAGTGACTGCCGCGTTTCTCGTCATGGATCGCAATCTCAATTGGACGGAATGGAGCATCGCGTTGTTGTTCGCGCTCAGCAACGGCGCGCTGTCCGGTTTGTTCGCGCTCGGCAGTTTGTTTTTGCTGGGCAAACTCTTCGCCATCACGACGCCGCTCGAATTGATTGACCTGGCACGCCCCACGCATCCGTTGTTGCAAAAATTATTGATGCAAGCGCCTGGCACGTATCATCACAGTTTAATCGTGAGCCATCTCGCCGAGCAAGCCGCGCATCGCATCGGCGCGGACGCGTTGCTCGTGCGCGTCGGCGCGTACTATCACGATGTCGGCAAAACATTCGCGCCGCCCTCGTTCGTCGAGAATCAACTCGACGGCGTCAACATCCATACCACGCTCGAACCGCAAGCGAGCGCGTCGATGGTCATCAACCATGTGCAGAACGGCATCGCGCTCGCCAAAAAATACGGGTTGCCGGCGCGCATTCGCGATTTCATCCCGCAACATCACGGCACGACGCTAGCCGCCTATTTTTATCGCATGGCGCTTAAAGCGAACGGCGGCGCGACGATCAACGAGAACGATTATCGCTACCCCGGACCCAAACCGCAATCGCGCGAAGCCGCGATCTTGATGCTCGCCGACGGCGTCGAAGCGACTGCACGCGCGGAACGTCCGCACTCGGCGGAGCAAATTCGCGCGATCATTGACCGCATCGTCAACGAGCGTTTGCGCGATGGGCAACTCGATGAGAGCGACCTCACGCTGCGCGATATCGTTCAAGTCAAGGAAGCGTTCTTTGGCGTTTTGCAAGGATTGTTTCATCCGCGCGTCAAATATCCCGAACCCCCGCCGGAAAATATCGAGCAAACGCTGGATCGAGCATGACCAAGTAATTGGTAAATGATACATGGAAATTACGATTCGATTGCATCGGAAATTTTCATCGCGCGTGGATCGCGCACGCGTCAAGAAAATCGCGCGGAAAACGTTGCGCGCGGAAAAGGCGAATGCGGCATTGACGATCTACGTCACGACCAACGCCGAGATGCGCGCGCTCAATCGCGATTTCCACGCGACCGACGCGCCGACCGATGTCTTGTCGTTTCCGGCGGATGGGCGTTCTGTTGAACGTTCCTATATTGGCGACATCGCGATTTCGTACGATACCGCGCGCGTGCAGGCGCGCGACGCGGGCTGGCGCATCGCGGACGAACTCGATTTGCTCGCCGTGCACGGCATTCTGCATCTGCTCGGCTACGACGATCTGACGCCGCGCAAACGCGCGCGGATGTGGAAGCGCCAAAAAGCAATCCTGGGACGCGTGGCAGGCGATGAGTAACTCGATCACCATTCGAATCGCAACCTCCGCCGACAATGAGTTGCTCGCCGAAATCGGCGCGCAAACTTTTTACGCCACTTTCGCAGTGGACAATACGCCTGCCGATATGCAGGCGTATCTCGCCGCGTCATTCAGCCCGGACATTCAAGCCCGCGAGTTGGCAGACCCGCAATCCATTTTTCTGATTGCAGAAATTGATGGCGATACAGTGGGTTACGCGCAATTGCGCCAGAACCATATACCGTCCTGCGTCACCGGCGCGCGTCCGATTGAAATCGGACGACTCTACGCGCGGAAACAATGGCACGGGCGCGGCGTGGGCGCGGCGTTGATGCGCGCGTGTCTCGCGCACGCCACGCGACAAAATTCCGATACGCTCTGGCTCGACGTGTGGGAACACAATCCGCGCGCGATTGCGTTTTATCGCGCCTGGGGTTTTACCCAGGTCGGCACGCAGGCATTTCAACTCGGTGATGATCTGCAAAACGATTTCGTGATGCAAAGACCCGTCACCCCCACGGCTTTTCAAAAGTCGCTTGACTCACTTACAACCTAACCCCCTGCCCCCTTCCCTATAAGGGAAGGGGGCAGGGGGATGGGTCTGCAACTGACTTTTGAAAAACCGTGCCATCACCCCTAACTCGGACAAGCCGAAACCGAACAAGCCAATTTAGGACGCGGATTCACGCGGATTTTCGCGGATAAGAAAAATAATCCGCGTTCATCCGCGTTTATCCGCGTCCTAAGAATTCCTGTTTTTTGCTCAAGCAGTTCACTCGTAAAGCGCGATAAATCTTGCTCCACGGAGAACAACCATGAACTACAACGTCAACGAAATTCGTTCGCACTTTCCTTCGCTCCAATCGGGAGCGATTTTCTTCGACAACCCCGGCGGCACTCAGGTTCCGCAACCGGTGATTGACGCGGTGAGCGAGTACTACCAGACTGCGAACGCGAACACGCACGGCGCGTTTGCGACTTCGCAAAAGAGCGACGCGCTGCTCGCCGAGGCGCACGCCGCGCTCGCCGATTTTCTCAACGCGCATTCGCCAGACGAAATCGTGTTCGGCGCGAACATGACGACGCTCACGTTCAGCATTGCGCGCGCGCTCGGTCGCCTGCTCGACCCCGGCGACGAGATCATCATCACGCACCTCGATCACGACGCGGACATTTCGCCGTGGCTCGCACTCGAAGAACGCGGCGCGGTGATTCGCTGGGTGGACATTCACCCGGACGATTGCACGCTCGATATGAGCGAATTCGAAAAGCACCTCAGCACCAAAACAAAAATCGTCGCGGTCGGCGGCGCGTCGAATGCGGTCGGCACGATCAACGACTTGAGAACGATCATCCCGCTCGCGCACATGGCGGGCGCAATTGCGTTCGTGGATGCGGTGGCGTTTGCGCCGCACGCGCCGATTGACGTGCAGACGCTAGACTGCGATTTGCTCGCGTGTTCGGCGTATAAATTTTACGGACCGCACGTCGGTGTGTTGTACGGCAAGTACGATTTACTCGACGAACTGCAAGCGTACAAAGTTCGTCCCGCCGACAATCAACCACCGCACAAATTCGAGACCGGCACGTTGAATCACGAAGGCATTGCTGGGTCGCTCGCGGCGATCAACTATCTCGCGTCGGTCGGCGAAGAGTACGGCGGCGCGTTTACCGCGCAGTACAAATCATTCGCGGGACGACGATTACATCTCAAAACGGCGATGAGCGCGATCCGCGCGTACGAGATGGAGGTGTTCAAACGATTGATGCGCGGTCTGCGCGTATTGCCCGGCATTCAAATGTACGGCATCACCGATTTTGCGCGCTTTGATTATCGCACGCCGACGGTCGCGTTCACGCTCGACGGGCGCACGCCGCGCGAGATTGCCGAAATCCTGGGTCGGGAAAACATTTGCGTGTGGGACGGCAACTATTACGCGCTCGCGTTGATGGAGCGCCTGGGGCTTGAAGAACGCGGCGGCGCGGTGCGTGTGGGTCTGGGGCAATACAACACGGTGGAAGAAGTGGACACGTTTTTGGATGTGATGAGGAAAATGTGCGCCGCCAAATAATCCTCCTGATATTCGGCTTGCTCCTAGCCGCATGTAGTACACCTGATCCAATCAGCGATGCTGATGCCAAGTGGCAATCGAAGAAAACCACCAGCTATCGGATTGAGGTCCGCGAAGCAAGCTTTTGGCACATCCAAACAAATATCATCACAGTCAAGAATGACCAGGTCGTCAATCAAGCCGCAAGTTGCGACAAGGCGATTTTGGAAACGACGAAATGCCAGGTGCGTCCGATTCAGGCGAGCGAGTACACCGTGCTTGGCATGTTTGCGCGCGCGAAAAAGTACATGCAGGGCGACTCCGCGCCGTTCACCAAAATCACATACGACGAGACCTGGGGCTTTCCCAGTTTGATCGTCTACAACAACACCAGGGTCACCGATTCCGGCGTGTCGTATCAGGTGCTCAAATTCGAGACACTCCCGTGATAGTGCCGCGCCACGCTTGACCGATTCGTACTTTCGTTTTAGACTAGAGCCGCCGAAGAAATTCGCATGGCATTGTTTCGGTGGAACATGTCGCACGGGCGGCGCGCCTGTCGGCTAGCGCGCGAGCCGCTCGCGCAACAGTTTTTCCTTTCAGGGAGGTTCCTGATGGTACTTGCGATGAAAAAGTTGTTCACACCCGAAGAATATCTGGCGATGGAAGAGGTCGCCGATTACAAGAGCGAATATTTCCAGGGTGAAATCTTCGCGATGTCGGGCGGCTCGGCTGATCACAGCACAATCACCAGCAATTGCATTACTGGGTTGAACCTTGCCCTCAAGGCGAAACCGTGTCGCGTTTTTGAGAGCAACATGCGCTTGCTCGTCAGGCGACACGGACTGTACACGTACCCGGACGTGATGGTTGTGTGCGGCAAAGTGGAATTCGTCCCTGGGCGCAATGACACGCTCACCAATCCTGTCATCATTGTCGAAGTGCTATCGCCCTCCACGCGCGAGTACGATCGCGTAAAAAAATTCGCGCTCTACAAACCGCTCGATTCGTTGCGCGAGTATTTGCTCGTGGATTCGGAACAGATTCACGTGACGCACTTGCGCCGCGCTGATCCAGGATCAGCGTGGACAATCGAGATGTACGACGATCTCCAATCCATTCTGCATCTCGATTCGGTCGGATGCGATCTCGCGCTCGCGCAAATCTTCGACAAGGTTGAGTTTGAAACACAATAGAGACCTGGACAGTCTCGGATCAGTTGACCATCCGCGCATTCTCCTGTAGAATTGAAATAATACTGAACTCGAGAGATTTTATGGTCCAAGTCAAGAACGGCACTTTGAGAATTTCGTACGACAAAACCGCCGATGTTCTTTACCTTGCCTTTGGCAAACCCAAAGAGGGAATTGACGAGGAGGTCAGCGAAGGTGTTTTCGTCCGGCTGGATGAACGCACCCACCGCGCGATTGGCGTTACCATTGTTGATTTCGAAAAACGTTTTTCCCGCCCGGTCTCAAAAAGTGTGCCGATTGATCTCGCGCGCTTTTTGGCGCCTGCGTAATTTTTAATCGCACCTCGGAAAACGCCCCGCGTGCCGGGGTGTTTTCATTTGATCCTCCTTCCCGTCACTCAAGGAGCGCACATGTCCGACCCAGTTACCTTCAGCATTGCTGGAACTGCCACCGCCGCGATTGGCAAGACCGGCATCGTGGACACGATTCGCGATGCCGCCGTAGATTTTCTCGTCGAGCAAGCCAAATCGCTCGGCAAAGAAGAATTCACGAATCGCATCAAGGGCTTGCGTTCCGATGGCAAACTGCGCGCGCAGATTCAAGCCGCCACAGAACGCGCAGTCAAACGCTGGGCGGACGATTACCACGACCGCGACCTCACGCTTGCGCTTGCGCGAGACACGCAGTTTGTTTATCTCCAGCCAGACCCGAAGGGTTTTTAGAAACCCTTCGGGTCTTGATCGTCGGGGTGTGCGTCAAGTTTTTGGGTGGTGAAAAAACCGTGCGAAGGTTGAACGGCAATTATATTTGATATGTCATCAAAACCTTCGCAAGGTTGAGTGTTCCAAAATTTTGACGGACACCCTGATCGTCACGGCTTTTCAAAAGCCGCTTGACTCACTTGCCAACCTAACCCCCAACCCCCATCCCTATAAGAGAAGAGGGCAGGGGGATGGGTCTGCAAATGACTTTTGAAAAACCGTGCCTGATCGTCGCACCTGTTTGACTCCCCTCGCCAATAATGTTACACTGCGCCGAAATCATTTTTTGGAGGAACCTCAATGTCGAAACCCAAAGTATTCGTCAGCCGCCTCATTCCTGAAGAAGGGCTGGCAATGATGCGCGACCTGACCGAGATGACCGTGTGGGAAGGCGAACTGCCGCCGCCGCGCGAGGTGATGTTGCATCAAGCGCGCGAGTCGGATGGACTCGTCACTCTGCTCACCGATAAAGTGGACAGCGAGTTGATGGACGTGAATCCGCACCTCAAAGTCATTTCCAATTACGCGGTCGGCTTTGACAACATCAACATTCCCGCCGCCACCGAACGCGGCATTCCCATCGGCAACACACCCGGCGTCCTCACCGATACGACCGCCGATCTCGCGTTCACGTTGTTGATGGCAGTCGCGCGGCGCATTCAAGAGAGCATTGATTACGTGCGCGCGGGCA
Coding sequences within it:
- the nuoE gene encoding NADH-quinone oxidoreductase subunit NuoE — encoded protein: MLSEKARNEILKLTTKYPDKRSALMPALHLAQREVGHLPDAVLDDIAAIVGVSRTEASSVATFYTMYAREPKGEHTVMFCTDLPCALRGADEMLEHIEHKLGCKAGQTTADGKITLRDAECLGGCDHAPVMLVDGEKHFQDLSIEKLDEILEELKNM
- a CDS encoding GNAT family N-acetyltransferase; amino-acid sequence: MSNSITIRIATSADNELLAEIGAQTFYATFAVDNTPADMQAYLAASFSPDIQARELADPQSIFLIAEIDGDTVGYAQLRQNHIPSCVTGARPIEIGRLYARKQWHGRGVGAALMRACLAHATRQNSDTLWLDVWEHNPRAIAFYRAWGFTQVGTQAFQLGDDLQNDFVMQRPVTPTAFQKSLDSLTT
- the nuoH gene encoding NADH-quinone oxidoreductase subunit NuoH gives rise to the protein MLILIIEALVKSLVVIIVLLTLFAYLTLMERYVVAHIQSRVGPNRVGRIGPIAVLQPIADAVKMIFKEDFIPAQADKVVYIIAPAIAVGTALLAWAVIPLHPPAEIFGYKVVFQIADVNVAVLYLLAIGSLSVYGVVLGGWGANNKYSLLGGLRSTAQMISYEIALGLSLVGVLMISQTLSLSKIVEQQNPWWFVFVQPVAFVIYVICAFAETNRLPFDLPEAETELVAGYQTEYSSLKFALFYMAEYIHMLTVSAIASTMFLGGYQGPFGIFPGVHWLFIKIMAFIFLFMWVRGTLPRFRYDQLMRFGWKVLFPLALANIAVTAIVLVLIGK
- a CDS encoding HDIG domain-containing protein, which produces MIAGDPSLKQFVTLTRWQRVIALGIGALAAAALAAIFAFQPAVEPLHLAAGQASPQTILAPDRLSFPSEIQTRDAHLKAQAQVKDVYDAPDARLAREQVRLASRLFDHVESVRLDSYNPSDRKLAWIATIPGLGVPSSIVSRTLMLDDAAYRRVVNETLYVLDVTMREEIRPGDVPTQTAKLASRVSLALPTDQAEAVTQWAKSFIIPNSFYNAQKTEEERALARARVGTITRTLEKGEAIVRQGEIVTPLAFEAISETDLLNTTTTPADYLGPAAFALILVALLAMYLARLRPAVIKQTRALWLIAFLVVLFALVARIVAQNPTLLYLYPVSAAAMLLAVLVDAPVALGAAWALALTVGFFAPEPFAVAAYALAGSTIAALSLGRIERLQTFLWSGAYVALTNAAVTAAFLVMDRNLNWTEWSIALLFALSNGALSGLFALGSLFLLGKLFAITTPLELIDLARPTHPLLQKLLMQAPGTYHHSLIVSHLAEQAAHRIGADALLVRVGAYYHDVGKTFAPPSFVENQLDGVNIHTTLEPQASASMVINHVQNGIALAKKYGLPARIRDFIPQHHGTTLAAYFYRMALKANGGATINENDYRYPGPKPQSREAAILMLADGVEATARAERPHSAEQIRAIIDRIVNERLRDGQLDESDLTLRDIVQVKEAFFGVLQGLFHPRVKYPEPPPENIEQTLDRA
- the ybeY gene encoding rRNA maturation RNase YbeY; protein product: MEITIRLHRKFSSRVDRARVKKIARKTLRAEKANAALTIYVTTNAEMRALNRDFHATDAPTDVLSFPADGRSVERSYIGDIAISYDTARVQARDAGWRIADELDLLAVHGILHLLGYDDLTPRKRARMWKRQKAILGRVAGDE
- a CDS encoding NADH-quinone oxidoreductase subunit A: MPIDFLPILVMVVVVIAFTAIALTLSGLVGPLRPTREKYAPYESGMPPFGSAKRRVSIKYFLTAVLFILFDIEIIFFYPWAVLFRQLQLFGLIEMGVFILILLVGYFYIWRKGGFDWD